AGGCCGCCTCATTATTACGTACAACGAGGTGGAGGCGACCGACACCGACGGTTCCGCCCACTGGACGGCGCGTTACCATTTCAGCCGCACGGGCCGGGACGTGACGAACCACATTACGGCCCATTTCGTTTTCCGGGACGGCAAAATCTACCGCCACGACGATTACTTCTCTTTCTGGCGCTGGTCGCAACAGGCCTTTGGCGCGATGGGCTGGCTGATTGGTTGGAGTGGCTGGTTTCAGAGGAAAGTGCGGAAGCAGGCGTTGCAATCACTCCTCCGTTTTCGGATGGCAGCTTAACATATTACTGGATTGGTGTATATTTGACTAAAACACCATGCGCCTCACCTCCCTCCTTCTCTTTATCACCACGTTCGCGGTTGCCCAAAACAACCCCGACTGGCCCAATTTCGCTAAGTATGCGGCAGATAATGCGGCCTTGCCGGCGCCGACACCTGGAAAAGCCCGCATTGTTTTTATGGGCGACTCGATCACCGAGGGATGGCTGGCGACCGACGGGTCGTTCTTCACTACCAATGGCTATATCGACCGGGGCATCAGCGGACAAACAACCTCACAGATGTTGTTGCGGTTCCGCCCGGATGTCATTGCCCTTGGCGCCAAGGTGGTGGTGATTTTGGCGGGAACCAACGATATCGCGGAGAATACGGGCCCTATTTCGCACGAAGCCATATTGGGGAATATCCAATCGATGGTGGAGCTTGCAAGGGCGAATGGCGTACAGGTGGTATTGTGTACGCTGGTGCCCGCTACTGATTTCTGGTGGCGAAAAGGACTGCAGCCCGGGCCGAAGATCGTGGCCTTTAACAGGATGCTCAAAGCCTATGCCGAAAAGGAAGGATTGATCCTGGTGGATTACCATAAAGCGCTGGCGAATGCGGAGGATGGCCTCGGCCCTGAGTATGCCGACGACGGCGTGCACCCCAACCTGGCGTGCTACAAAGTGATGGAACCGCTGGTTCAGGAAGGCATTCGTAAAGCCTTGAAAAAAATCAAGTTATAATTTATCGAAGACCGTCTCCCACGGTTTGTGGCGGTCGTATTGCAATTGCCCGTTTCGTACCTCGAGTGGCGAATCGAAGTTGTTGTGGTAGAGCGCGCCCGTTCCGAGTCCTTGTGGCATGGTGATCGGTTGCAGGAACGTCCATTGTGCGATGGCGTTGAGTCCGACGTTGCTTTCGAGTGCGGAGGTGACCCACCAGC
This genomic interval from Flavobacterium sp. HJ-32-4 contains the following:
- a CDS encoding nuclear transport factor 2 family protein, whose protein sequence is MNENELLIHRFYDAFAKGDAETMAQCYHAEARFSDPAFGTLEADEVRDMWRMLLANAKGRLIITYNEVEATDTDGSAHWTARYHFSRTGRDVTNHITAHFVFRDGKIYRHDDYFSFWRWSQQAFGAMGWLIGWSGWFQRKVRKQALQSLLRFRMAA
- a CDS encoding SGNH/GDSL hydrolase family protein, producing MRLTSLLLFITTFAVAQNNPDWPNFAKYAADNAALPAPTPGKARIVFMGDSITEGWLATDGSFFTTNGYIDRGISGQTTSQMLLRFRPDVIALGAKVVVILAGTNDIAENTGPISHEAILGNIQSMVELARANGVQVVLCTLVPATDFWWRKGLQPGPKIVAFNRMLKAYAEKEGLILVDYHKALANAEDGLGPEYADDGVHPNLACYKVMEPLVQEGIRKALKKIKL